A genomic stretch from Schaalia odontolytica includes:
- the frr gene encoding ribosome recycling factor: MIDDILLEAEEKMDKAVDSASHEFANIRTGRATSSMFEQLMVDYYGAPTPMQQLASFQIPEARTVLISPFDRTATQEIIRTLRESDLGVNPTDDGNVVRVVLPALTEERRKEYVKQAKSKAEDGRVSVRGVRRKAKDQLDRLKKDGEASEDDVDRAEKSLDAMTKAHTEQIDKMLATKESELLTI, from the coding sequence GTGATCGACGATATTCTCCTCGAAGCCGAGGAAAAGATGGACAAGGCCGTGGACTCGGCCAGCCACGAGTTTGCGAACATTCGCACCGGACGCGCGACGTCCTCGATGTTCGAGCAGCTGATGGTTGACTACTACGGCGCTCCCACGCCGATGCAGCAGCTCGCCAGCTTCCAGATTCCCGAGGCCCGTACGGTCCTGATTTCTCCCTTTGATCGCACCGCGACCCAGGAAATCATCCGTACGCTGCGCGAGTCCGATCTTGGGGTCAACCCCACTGACGACGGCAATGTTGTGCGCGTCGTTCTGCCCGCGCTGACGGAGGAACGCCGTAAGGAGTACGTGAAGCAGGCCAAGAGCAAGGCCGAGGACGGCCGCGTGTCTGTGCGTGGAGTGCGCCGCAAGGCCAAGGATCAGCTCGACCGCCTGAAGAAGGACGGCGAGGCCTCTGAGGACGACGTCGATCGCGCTGAGAAGTCGCTCGACGCCATGACGAAAGCCCACACCGAGCAGATCGACAAGATGCTCGCCACGAAGGAAAGCGAACTGCTGACGATCTGA
- the ispG gene encoding flavodoxin-dependent (E)-4-hydroxy-3-methylbut-2-enyl-diphosphate synthase codes for MPEVAASPFPRKQTRRIMVGDVPVGGDARVSVQSMTTTKTHDIGATLQQIAELTAAGCDIVRVACPTDKDADALPIIARQSRIPVIADIHFKPKYVFQAIEAGCGAVRVNPGNIRKFDDQVKDICKAASDHGVSLRIGVNAGSLDPRLLKKYGRATPEALVESAIWEASLFEENDFHDFKISVKHHDVLTMIQAYRMLSEAGDWPLHLGVTEAGPAFQGTIKSVSAFSILLAEGIGDTIRVSLSAPPVEEIKVGTKMLEFMGLRDKTLEIVSCPSCGRAQVDVWTLAEDVTEGLKDLTVPLRVAVMGCVVNGPGEAREADLGVASGNGKGQIFIRGEVVETVPEDQIVETLIRRANSLAEDLGLEPGSGSVEVAPISAPDVKLPGIDF; via the coding sequence ATGCCCGAAGTCGCGGCGTCGCCGTTCCCGCGCAAGCAGACGCGACGCATCATGGTCGGTGACGTGCCCGTGGGCGGCGACGCCCGCGTGTCCGTTCAGTCCATGACGACGACGAAGACCCACGACATCGGCGCGACCCTTCAGCAGATTGCCGAACTGACGGCTGCCGGCTGTGACATCGTGCGCGTGGCCTGCCCGACGGATAAGGACGCGGACGCGCTGCCCATCATCGCCAGGCAATCCCGCATCCCGGTGATCGCCGACATCCACTTCAAGCCGAAGTACGTGTTCCAGGCGATCGAGGCGGGCTGCGGTGCTGTGCGCGTCAACCCCGGCAACATCCGGAAGTTTGACGACCAGGTCAAGGACATCTGCAAGGCGGCCTCCGATCACGGTGTATCGCTGCGAATTGGCGTCAATGCAGGCTCGCTCGATCCTCGTCTACTCAAGAAGTACGGTCGCGCGACGCCCGAGGCGCTGGTCGAGTCGGCCATCTGGGAAGCCTCCCTGTTCGAAGAAAACGACTTCCACGACTTCAAGATCTCCGTCAAGCATCACGACGTGCTGACGATGATCCAGGCCTATCGGATGCTCTCCGAGGCGGGGGACTGGCCGCTGCACCTCGGCGTGACCGAGGCGGGCCCCGCGTTCCAGGGCACCATCAAGTCGGTGTCTGCCTTCTCCATTCTGCTGGCTGAGGGCATCGGCGACACGATTCGCGTCTCGCTGTCTGCTCCTCCCGTCGAGGAGATCAAGGTGGGCACCAAGATGTTGGAGTTCATGGGACTGCGCGACAAGACTCTCGAGATCGTCTCGTGTCCGTCCTGTGGCCGCGCCCAAGTGGATGTGTGGACGCTTGCCGAGGACGTGACCGAGGGCCTGAAGGACCTGACCGTGCCGCTGCGAGTCGCCGTGATGGGCTGCGTCGTCAACGGCCCGGGAGAGGCTCGTGAGGCAGACCTGGGTGTCGCCTCCGGCAACGGAAAGGGCCAGATCTTCATCCGCGGCGAGGTCGTCGAGACTGTTCCCGAGGATCAGATCGTCGAGACGCTGATCCGTCGTGCAAATTCCCTCGCGGAGGACCTTGGCCTTGAGCCGGGTTCCGGCAGCGTCGAGGTCGCCCCGATTAGCGCCCCGGATGTGAAGCTCCCGGGCATCGACTTCTGA
- a CDS encoding phosphatidate cytidylyltransferase translates to MASTDRSIFARIFSPGPTRDNHPASGSTGKAGRNLPQAITTAVVLITAVAVPIFTSLPAFVGVIAFVCLIGIWELAGAFARMGITLTVTPLYVGAIGMVTCAWWLGSEGMLFALYITVFVCAAWRLLDRRQEARMSDVVSSTFAAVYVPFLASFVVLMLAAWHNPWVFVVFELMVIANDTGGWAAGVMFGKHPMAPALSPKKSWEGFAGSAITAMAVGSVGLWLLGAAWWWGLIAGIAIAFVGTMGDLTESLIKREAGLKDMSQILPGHGGVLDRVDALLMSAPVAYFVFAWALPGISWESSH, encoded by the coding sequence ATGGCGTCAACTGATCGTTCTATTTTCGCTCGAATCTTTTCCCCGGGACCCACTCGCGACAATCATCCAGCGAGTGGGTCGACGGGGAAGGCCGGGCGTAACCTGCCGCAGGCGATTACGACTGCGGTTGTCCTGATAACCGCCGTCGCTGTTCCGATCTTCACGTCGCTCCCCGCATTCGTTGGCGTTATCGCGTTCGTGTGTCTCATCGGCATCTGGGAGCTTGCGGGTGCATTCGCGCGCATGGGTATTACCCTGACCGTCACCCCGCTGTACGTGGGAGCAATCGGTATGGTCACCTGCGCGTGGTGGCTAGGCAGCGAAGGAATGCTCTTCGCCCTGTACATCACGGTGTTCGTCTGTGCGGCGTGGAGGCTTCTTGATCGCCGCCAGGAGGCGCGGATGAGCGACGTCGTATCGTCGACGTTCGCGGCCGTGTACGTGCCCTTCCTGGCTTCGTTCGTCGTCTTGATGCTCGCGGCGTGGCACAACCCGTGGGTGTTCGTCGTCTTTGAGCTGATGGTGATCGCCAACGATACGGGCGGCTGGGCGGCCGGTGTCATGTTCGGCAAGCACCCGATGGCCCCCGCTCTGTCTCCGAAGAAGTCGTGGGAGGGCTTCGCCGGTTCGGCTATCACCGCGATGGCTGTCGGCTCGGTCGGTCTTTGGCTGCTGGGTGCTGCGTGGTGGTGGGGCCTCATCGCAGGAATCGCGATCGCTTTCGTGGGGACGATGGGAGACCTGACTGAGTCGCTCATTAAGCGCGAGGCAGGCCTGAAGGACATGTCGCAGATCCTGCCCGGGCACGGAGGTGTTCTCGACCGAGTGGATGCGCTGCTCATGAGCGCGCCGGTAGCCTACTTTGTTTTCGCGTGGGCGCTGCCGGGTATTTCTTGGGAGTCGAGCCATTGA
- the pyrH gene encoding UMP kinase has product MSTNRRVLLKLSGEAFGGGAIGLDPKVVRSIAEQVATAVREGVQVAIVVGGGNFFRGAQLAREGLERSRADYMGMLGTVMNALALQDFIDQSGIPARVQTAITMAQVAEPYLPLRAIRHLEKGRVVVFGAGAGLPYFSTDTVSAQRALEIHCDELLVAKNGVDGVYDDDPNKNPDAHRFDTLTYSEALRRDLKVIDGSALALCRENGLTTRIFGMGGDGAVTRALMGDEIGTLVTA; this is encoded by the coding sequence ATGTCGACGAACCGCCGCGTTTTGCTCAAGCTGTCCGGAGAGGCGTTCGGAGGTGGGGCGATCGGTTTGGACCCCAAGGTCGTGCGCAGTATCGCGGAGCAGGTTGCGACGGCGGTGCGTGAGGGTGTGCAGGTCGCGATCGTCGTGGGCGGCGGCAACTTTTTCCGTGGCGCTCAGCTTGCGCGCGAGGGCCTCGAGCGTTCTCGTGCGGACTACATGGGAATGCTGGGCACCGTGATGAACGCTCTTGCCCTCCAGGACTTCATCGACCAGTCCGGCATCCCGGCTCGCGTTCAAACCGCGATCACGATGGCGCAGGTCGCCGAGCCCTACCTTCCGCTTCGAGCGATTCGTCACCTCGAAAAGGGCCGCGTCGTCGTCTTTGGTGCAGGTGCGGGACTCCCTTACTTCTCCACGGATACCGTTTCCGCCCAGCGTGCCCTCGAGATCCACTGCGACGAGCTCCTCGTTGCGAAGAACGGCGTGGACGGCGTCTACGATGACGATCCGAACAAGAATCCCGATGCCCACCGATTCGACACGCTGACCTACTCGGAGGCTCTGCGTCGCGACCTGAAGGTGATTGACGGCTCTGCGCTGGCGCTGTGCCGCGAGAACGGGTTGACCACGCGTATCTTTGGCATGGGTGGCGACGGGGCTGTCACCCGCGCGCTCATGGGCGATGAAATCGGTACGCTAGTGACGGCGTGA
- a CDS encoding DivIVA domain-containing protein yields MTEFPRVGFFSKGYDCAQVDAFFEDARRAYEGGVPPEQFSSEQVLLATFELKNRGYNIEAVDGAMNRLEAAFVNRDRADSVAAEGEAAWYEHVADRATTLYPRLQRPRGERFSQPTSGRGYACDEVDDLLDRIAAYFDEAGDLNAEEIRTATFRPKRGKKAYAEGPVDAYLGRAVEILLAVD; encoded by the coding sequence ATGACTGAGTTCCCTAGGGTTGGTTTCTTCTCGAAGGGCTACGACTGTGCACAGGTTGATGCTTTCTTTGAAGATGCCCGCCGCGCCTACGAGGGCGGTGTTCCTCCGGAGCAGTTCAGCTCCGAGCAGGTGCTTCTGGCAACGTTTGAGCTCAAGAACCGCGGTTACAACATTGAGGCTGTTGACGGGGCGATGAACCGCCTTGAGGCCGCTTTCGTGAATCGCGATCGAGCGGATTCCGTTGCCGCCGAGGGCGAGGCTGCGTGGTATGAGCATGTGGCGGACCGGGCGACGACACTGTACCCGCGTCTGCAGCGTCCGCGCGGTGAGCGTTTCTCGCAGCCGACCTCGGGCCGTGGCTATGCCTGCGACGAGGTCGATGACCTTCTCGATCGGATCGCCGCGTACTTTGACGAGGCCGGTGACCTCAATGCTGAAGAGATCCGTACCGCGACTTTCCGTCCGAAGCGAGGCAAGAAGGCCTACGCCGAAGGCCCGGTGGACGCGTACCTGGGCCGCGCGGTCGAGATCCTACTCGCGGTCGACTGA
- the rlmN gene encoding 23S rRNA (adenine(2503)-C(2))-methyltransferase RlmN, with protein sequence MKEARGAHERSATSLSDLQRRSSRREVRPTDQPPEGATHKDAKPVLSFTAKRRGKAPSHLADLDAAGRKQVLKDLGMPGFRADQLSRHYFTHFEADPSNMSDIPAGMREAVSGALLPKLVTKVVSLEADGGRTIKDLWRLYDGAQVESVLMRYPQRTTLCVSSQAGCGMACPFCATGQMGLTRNLSTAEIVDQVREAQASCRDGKLAGGSTALSNVVFMGMGEPLANYKTVVAALHRLIDPAPEGFGMSARNITVSTVGLVPAIKKLAGEGMPVTLAVSLHAPDDDLRDELIPINSRWKVGELLDAARAYFLATGRRVSIEYALIKDMNDQEWRAQLLADELNKRGHGWVHVNPIPLNPTPGSIWTASTRSAQEAFVKRLRDNGIATSIRDTRGSDIDGACGQLATAVADGKRAVGEGRA encoded by the coding sequence ATGAAGGAAGCACGCGGGGCTCACGAACGTAGTGCGACGAGTTTGTCCGACCTTCAGCGTCGTAGCTCGCGCCGCGAGGTGCGCCCGACGGATCAGCCGCCGGAGGGTGCGACACACAAGGATGCTAAGCCGGTGCTGTCGTTCACGGCGAAGCGGCGCGGCAAGGCGCCCTCGCACCTTGCTGACCTGGACGCGGCTGGCCGTAAGCAGGTCTTGAAGGACCTGGGCATGCCGGGTTTCCGAGCCGATCAGCTCTCGCGTCACTACTTCACGCATTTCGAAGCCGACCCTTCGAATATGAGCGATATTCCTGCGGGGATGCGCGAGGCGGTGTCGGGGGCGCTGTTACCCAAGCTCGTGACAAAGGTCGTCTCACTGGAGGCAGACGGCGGACGCACGATCAAGGACCTGTGGCGTCTGTACGACGGCGCGCAGGTCGAGTCCGTCTTGATGCGTTACCCCCAGCGCACCACCCTGTGCGTCTCGTCGCAGGCAGGGTGCGGTATGGCGTGCCCGTTCTGCGCCACGGGACAGATGGGGCTGACGCGTAACCTGTCGACCGCCGAGATCGTCGACCAGGTGCGCGAGGCCCAGGCCTCCTGCCGTGACGGCAAGCTGGCGGGTGGGTCCACCGCGCTTTCGAACGTTGTTTTCATGGGCATGGGCGAGCCTCTCGCCAACTACAAGACCGTCGTTGCTGCCCTGCATCGTCTGATCGATCCGGCCCCTGAGGGTTTCGGCATGAGCGCTCGCAACATCACGGTCTCCACGGTTGGCTTGGTTCCGGCGATCAAAAAGCTGGCAGGGGAGGGTATGCCTGTCACCCTGGCTGTTTCTCTGCACGCCCCTGACGACGACCTGCGCGACGAGCTGATTCCGATCAACTCTCGCTGGAAGGTGGGCGAACTCCTGGACGCTGCCCGCGCCTACTTCTTGGCTACGGGCCGACGCGTGTCCATCGAGTACGCGCTCATCAAGGACATGAACGATCAGGAATGGCGTGCGCAGCTGTTGGCTGATGAGCTGAATAAACGAGGCCACGGCTGGGTGCACGTCAACCCGATTCCTCTTAACCCCACGCCGGGTTCCATCTGGACGGCCTCGACGCGCAGCGCTCAGGAGGCATTCGTCAAGCGCCTGCGTGACAACGGCATCGCGACGTCCATTCGCGATACGCGCGGCTCGGATATTGACGGCGCATGCGGGCAGCTGGCGACGGCGGTCGCCGACGGTAAGCGGGCGGTCGGGGAGGGGCGCGCGTGA
- the dxr gene encoding 1-deoxy-D-xylulose-5-phosphate reductoisomerase, producing the protein MAVLEDEHAPTVPVVLLGSTGSIGTQAREVIEAHRGRFDVIGVSAGGASITELAVQIVALNPTYVGVARDVREELASAVAAMGGTCPEVFVGENASVEVVCASVEHAAQLYPHATTVVLNGITGGVGLSSTLAALRCGARLALANKESLVVGGALVKNAMHVPGQIVPVDSEHSAIAQALASGVHERGLTSPVVSGRSEVADLVLTASGGPFRGRRRDQLRGVRAQQALAHPTWQMGPVVTINSSTLINKGLELIEAHLLFDVAPEHIVATVHPQSIVHSMVTWCDGATTLQASPPDMRLPIALGLTWPERLREVETPLTWESASQWTFEPVDNDTFPAIDLARFAVAASATHPAVLNAANEVLVDAFIAGEVPWLAIVDTVSAVVHEHEGVVDPSLEDIVAAQRWADQRARELVRAGQWKDM; encoded by the coding sequence ATGGCTGTTTTGGAGGACGAGCACGCTCCGACAGTTCCCGTTGTCCTGCTTGGGTCCACGGGGTCGATCGGTACCCAGGCTCGTGAGGTTATCGAAGCGCATCGCGGGCGTTTCGACGTCATCGGCGTCAGCGCCGGCGGTGCGTCAATCACCGAGCTCGCTGTTCAGATAGTCGCTTTGAACCCCACCTACGTGGGTGTCGCTCGTGACGTTCGTGAGGAGTTGGCGAGCGCCGTGGCCGCGATGGGCGGCACGTGCCCGGAGGTTTTTGTCGGCGAGAATGCCTCGGTCGAGGTCGTGTGCGCCTCGGTGGAACACGCGGCGCAGCTGTACCCGCACGCAACGACGGTGGTACTCAACGGAATTACGGGTGGCGTCGGCCTGTCGTCGACGCTCGCGGCTCTGAGGTGTGGCGCGCGCTTGGCGCTTGCGAACAAGGAATCGCTCGTTGTCGGCGGTGCCCTCGTCAAGAATGCGATGCACGTTCCCGGCCAGATTGTCCCGGTGGACTCCGAGCATTCGGCGATCGCCCAAGCCCTGGCCTCGGGCGTGCACGAGCGTGGGCTGACGTCTCCGGTCGTGTCGGGGCGTTCTGAGGTCGCGGATCTCGTGTTGACTGCGTCGGGCGGCCCGTTCCGCGGTCGTCGGCGCGATCAGCTGCGGGGAGTGCGGGCGCAGCAGGCGCTCGCGCACCCGACTTGGCAGATGGGTCCTGTCGTCACGATCAATTCGTCGACCCTGATCAACAAGGGCCTCGAGCTGATTGAAGCGCACCTGCTCTTCGACGTGGCGCCCGAACACATTGTCGCTACGGTTCACCCGCAGTCCATCGTGCACTCGATGGTGACGTGGTGTGACGGTGCGACGACTCTGCAGGCCTCGCCTCCGGACATGCGCCTGCCGATCGCGCTGGGGCTCACCTGGCCGGAGCGCCTCCGGGAGGTCGAGACGCCTCTGACGTGGGAATCCGCGTCGCAGTGGACGTTCGAGCCGGTAGACAACGATACGTTCCCCGCGATCGACCTCGCGCGCTTTGCCGTTGCAGCTTCGGCGACACACCCTGCGGTGCTCAACGCTGCGAACGAGGTGTTGGTCGACGCGTTCATCGCGGGTGAGGTTCCGTGGCTGGCGATCGTCGACACGGTCTCGGCTGTTGTGCACGAACATGAGGGGGTTGTAGACCCCTCCTTGGAAGACATTGTGGCCGCGCAGCGTTGGGCTGATCAACGCGCACGCGAACTCGTTCGCGCAGGCCAATGGAAGGATATGTGA
- the def gene encoding peptide deformylase yields the protein MAIRPIRIIGDPVLRTVCDPITEITPNVKALVEDLLEGVDMDGRAGLAANQIGVSLRAFSWNIDGEIGYVLNPRIVALSEDEYQDGDEGCLSVPELWYPTERAWYARCEGTDLDGKKVIVEGEELMARCIQHECDHLDGHIYIDRLDRPTRKKALRDIRNAGF from the coding sequence ATGGCTATTCGTCCCATTCGCATCATCGGTGATCCCGTCCTGCGTACCGTGTGCGATCCGATTACGGAGATCACGCCGAACGTGAAGGCTCTCGTTGAAGACCTGCTCGAGGGTGTCGACATGGACGGTCGCGCCGGCCTGGCCGCCAACCAGATCGGCGTCAGCCTGCGCGCGTTCTCGTGGAACATCGACGGCGAGATCGGCTACGTGCTCAATCCCCGCATCGTTGCTCTGAGCGAGGACGAGTATCAGGACGGCGACGAGGGATGCCTGTCGGTCCCCGAACTTTGGTACCCGACCGAGCGCGCCTGGTACGCGCGCTGTGAGGGCACGGACCTGGACGGCAAGAAGGTTATCGTCGAGGGCGAGGAGCTGATGGCGCGCTGCATCCAGCACGAGTGCGATCACCTTGACGGTCACATCTACATCGATCGCCTGGATCGCCCGACGCGCAAGAAGGCTCTGCGCGACATCCGCAACGCCGGTTTCTGA
- a CDS encoding M50 family metallopeptidase encodes MGSLVGIVVVVIGILASVALHEVGHMLPAKKFGVLVPDYAVGFGPALWKKKIGETTYALRAIMLGGYVKIIGMYAPARPGTRLVGRGGKATLAQEAREASAEEIPHGQEHRAFYHLSAPKKITVMLGGPMMNLLICFVLSAIAMMGIGAPTASRTIAQVPTTVSSASGDVASPAYEAGVRPGDTVLAWNGQPVATFADLQRAVGATGDGESAILTVERDGATMDLTVFPVTGAQGARIVGVTAGYEYVSASLGDVAAANWQMFTGTASVVVRLPQAVWQVGRSIVTDEKRDASGVVSVVGVGRLAGEVTGDSQALGLEDARQVIAVLLSLLASLNMALFVFNLIPLPPLDGGHILGALFEGARRAIARVRGVADPGPADTARLVPLTWVVGGLLVAMSVVLIVADIVKPVSLG; translated from the coding sequence GTGGGCTCTCTCGTCGGTATTGTTGTCGTCGTTATCGGTATCTTGGCCTCCGTCGCCCTGCATGAGGTGGGACACATGCTGCCCGCCAAGAAGTTCGGCGTGCTGGTTCCCGACTACGCCGTGGGCTTTGGTCCCGCGCTGTGGAAGAAGAAGATTGGGGAGACCACCTACGCGCTGCGTGCCATTATGCTGGGCGGCTACGTGAAGATTATTGGCATGTACGCACCTGCGCGACCCGGTACACGCCTCGTGGGACGCGGCGGCAAGGCGACCCTCGCGCAGGAGGCGCGCGAGGCATCGGCTGAGGAGATCCCCCATGGCCAGGAGCACCGGGCCTTCTATCACCTGAGCGCTCCGAAAAAGATCACCGTGATGCTCGGTGGTCCGATGATGAACCTGCTCATCTGCTTCGTCCTCTCTGCGATCGCTATGATGGGGATCGGTGCCCCGACGGCGTCGCGCACCATCGCGCAGGTGCCGACGACGGTGTCGAGCGCGTCGGGCGACGTCGCGTCTCCCGCGTATGAGGCCGGGGTTCGTCCCGGAGATACCGTTCTCGCCTGGAACGGGCAGCCGGTGGCCACCTTCGCTGATCTGCAGCGCGCTGTGGGCGCGACCGGTGACGGGGAGAGCGCGATTTTGACCGTCGAGCGCGACGGTGCCACCATGGACCTGACGGTCTTTCCCGTGACGGGGGCTCAGGGGGCGCGCATTGTTGGCGTGACTGCCGGGTACGAGTACGTGTCGGCGTCGCTGGGCGACGTGGCCGCCGCCAATTGGCAGATGTTTACCGGCACCGCGTCCGTGGTCGTGCGTCTTCCGCAGGCCGTGTGGCAAGTGGGGCGCTCGATCGTGACCGATGAGAAGCGCGATGCCTCCGGGGTGGTGTCCGTCGTCGGTGTTGGTCGTTTGGCCGGTGAGGTGACGGGTGATTCGCAGGCGCTCGGCCTGGAGGATGCGCGTCAGGTCATTGCGGTCTTGCTCAGCCTGCTGGCCTCTCTCAACATGGCTCTCTTTGTCTTCAACCTTATTCCGCTGCCGCCTCTGGATGGCGGGCACATACTTGGAGCTCTGTTCGAGGGTGCGCGTCGAGCGATCGCGCGCGTGCGTGGGGTGGCCGATCCCGGGCCGGCGGATACCGCTCGCCTGGTGCCCCTGACGTGGGTGGTGGGTGGCCTGCTGGTCGCGATGAGTGTCGTCCTGATCGTCGCTGACATCGTTAAGCCTGTGTCGCTCGGCTGA
- a CDS encoding proline--tRNA ligase has translation MLRNLSTFFLRTLREDPADAEVNSHKLLVRAGYIRRSAPGIYTWLPLGLRTLRKIEDIVREEMDAMGAQEVHFPGLIPAEPYKATNRWEEYGPTLFKLNDRKGGDYLLAPTHEEMFTLLVKDMYSSYKDLPATLYQIQTKYRDEARPRAGLIRGREFVMKDAYSFDIDDEGLNASYQAERDTYERIFQRLGLRYVIVSAMSGAMGGSRSEEFLHPSPIGEDTFVASPGGYAANAEAVTTPAPQAQDASGVPAAVEVPTPDAPTIESLVDLLNERYPRQDRPWTMADTLKNVVVTLTHPDGHRELLVVGVPGDRDVDMKRLEAAVAPAEVDMASDSDFEPHPELVRGYIGPAVLGPNSPKRVVDEEGNASGSVRYLVDPRVVDGTAWVTGANAEQRHVLNLVMGRDFTADGTIEAAEVREGDLAPDGSGPLHLERGIEIGHIFQLGRKYAEALGLTVLDENGKTRVVTMGSYGIGVTRVMAALAEANCDDKGLSWPAQIAPFDVHILATGKGDEVFETAQSLGEQLDAAGLDVLVDDRRKVSAGVKFKDYELVGVPFGLVVGRSLADGEVEIRVRATGETIVVPVEEAVARLREAHAAALKGE, from the coding sequence ATGCTTCGAAATCTCTCGACTTTCTTCCTGCGAACCCTGCGTGAAGACCCGGCCGACGCCGAGGTGAACTCGCACAAGCTCCTGGTGCGTGCCGGATACATCCGCCGCTCCGCTCCCGGCATCTACACGTGGCTGCCTCTCGGCCTGCGCACGCTGCGCAAGATCGAGGACATCGTCCGCGAAGAGATGGACGCGATGGGCGCACAGGAAGTCCACTTCCCGGGACTGATTCCGGCCGAGCCGTACAAGGCGACGAACCGCTGGGAAGAGTACGGTCCCACGCTGTTCAAGCTTAACGACCGTAAGGGGGGCGACTACCTGCTCGCTCCCACGCACGAGGAGATGTTCACCCTCCTGGTGAAGGACATGTACTCCTCGTACAAGGATCTGCCCGCGACCCTCTACCAGATCCAGACCAAGTACCGCGACGAGGCCCGCCCGCGCGCCGGTCTGATTCGCGGTCGCGAGTTCGTCATGAAGGACGCTTACTCCTTCGACATCGACGACGAGGGCCTGAACGCCTCCTACCAGGCCGAGCGTGACACCTACGAGCGCATCTTCCAGCGTCTGGGCCTGCGCTACGTCATCGTCTCCGCGATGAGCGGCGCGATGGGTGGCTCGCGCTCTGAGGAGTTCCTGCACCCTTCGCCGATCGGCGAGGATACCTTCGTGGCGTCCCCGGGCGGTTACGCTGCCAACGCCGAGGCCGTGACGACGCCGGCGCCCCAGGCCCAGGATGCCTCCGGCGTGCCCGCTGCGGTGGAGGTTCCCACGCCCGATGCTCCGACGATCGAGTCGCTCGTCGATTTGCTCAACGAGCGCTACCCGCGTCAGGACCGTCCCTGGACTATGGCGGACACGCTGAAGAACGTTGTCGTCACGCTGACGCACCCGGACGGGCATCGTGAGCTGCTCGTCGTGGGCGTGCCCGGTGATCGCGACGTTGACATGAAGCGTCTCGAGGCCGCCGTGGCCCCCGCAGAGGTCGATATGGCATCGGATTCAGACTTCGAGCCGCATCCCGAGCTGGTGCGCGGCTACATCGGCCCCGCGGTCCTCGGCCCCAACTCGCCCAAGCGCGTCGTGGACGAGGAAGGCAACGCCTCCGGTTCCGTGCGCTACTTGGTGGACCCGCGCGTCGTCGATGGGACCGCATGGGTCACGGGTGCGAACGCCGAGCAGCGTCACGTCCTGAACCTGGTCATGGGCCGTGACTTCACTGCCGACGGCACGATTGAGGCCGCAGAGGTGCGCGAGGGAGACCTGGCTCCCGACGGCTCTGGCCCGCTTCACCTCGAGCGCGGCATCGAGATCGGCCACATCTTCCAGCTGGGTCGCAAGTACGCCGAGGCGCTGGGCCTGACCGTCCTCGACGAGAACGGCAAGACCCGGGTCGTCACCATGGGTTCGTACGGCATCGGCGTCACCCGCGTGATGGCGGCCCTGGCCGAGGCGAACTGCGATGACAAGGGCCTGAGCTGGCCCGCGCAGATCGCGCCCTTCGACGTGCACATCCTTGCCACCGGCAAGGGCGACGAGGTGTTTGAGACCGCCCAGTCGCTGGGTGAGCAGCTGGACGCCGCAGGATTGGACGTGCTCGTCGACGATCGCCGGAAGGTGAGCGCTGGCGTGAAGTTCAAGGACTACGAGCTCGTGGGCGTTCCCTTCGGCCTGGTCGTCGGTCGCTCGCTGGCCGACGGCGAGGTGGAGATCCGCGTGCGTGCCACCGGCGAGACCATTGTCGTGCCCGTCGAAGAAGCCGTCGCGCGCCTGCGCGAGGCTCACGCCGCAGCCCTGAAGGGGGAGTGA